Within the Salvia hispanica cultivar TCC Black 2014 chromosome 4, UniMelb_Shisp_WGS_1.0, whole genome shotgun sequence genome, the region CCGCAACGAGTGAGAGGGTCTCGGTGTCTGATTGGGACAAAGATGACAAAGGCTAGAGGCAAGGGATGTGTATAAACAAGCCAAGAGCCCCCTATCTTCATTCACCGATAAGATTGTTTTATACTATTCGCTGAAGAGTACTGACAGATCCAATTTTATATCAGAATAATTGGAGTCACATGCCCTCCTTGTTCGGTCACTCGAGATGGTCAAATGGAGTGGGGCATCCAGAAATGATagcctttaatttatgtaattttaacattttaaaattttaattataatattttaaattttttattatgtaaattgtacttaatttttagaacttatgtaattttaagtatttttattatataatttaaatgaaatattttaaattaattgtatttttgaATTAGAAAATAGTAAGACTCGTGATAACATCCACAATGGTTTGTAGATCGGCTTCGGGCGAGAACGGTCGTCCCACTCGGGCATCCGAGCCAGATCTCAcccattttgcaatttttttttgttatttattaaaccaatacaaataccctaaaccctaattcaGTTTCCACACACTTACGCACAATACTCTCCACTCTACTCgtttctcttctcttttctcACTTTCACACTTCCAAGAATGGATCAGAGTCAATTCTCAGTTAATTCCAGAAACCCGCAGAGTGTCGACGACGATATGCGATGTttggcggtggcggcggcggaggcgccTGTTGGCCCGGCAATGAGGACTACCGGGTCGAGACTCCTGGATCTATAGGGTCCACTTACATTTCTGACTCTGAGTTCGATCCATTCTTCAACACCGACGCGTATTGGGTCGAGGACATGGAGCCCAGTTGTGGGCAACCTCCTGTCCCTGTGCCGCCGCCGAGGAGGAACAAGAAGATGGTGCAGAAGGAAAAAGCGCCATCCGTCCCAGTCCCACTCCCATCCAATGAGCCCAACTAAGAGTACGCCACGGGGCGTACTGACGACGAGTTGGAGAAGTACATGAAGGTGGCTCGGTGTTGGGTCAATATATCGGAGGATTCGATACAGTCCAACAACCAGACTTCGGGCAGGATGTGGGATCGCATTGAGGCCAGATGCAACTCGATAAAACCGAGTTGGGCATACAAGCGGACCAAGGATCAGCTGTGCGGGCAGTTCAAGTTCTACAACGTTTGGCTGATCTTGAAGGACAAGGCGAAGTTCAACAGAGGGATACCGGTTGGATACTTAGCTGCGAAGCGGACGAAGAACACCGCCACTGCTAGTTACATGAACAGCACCATCTCCTGTGGATCTGAACGCTGAGCCGGAAGGGTCGGCACGCCTACGACTACTTTTAGACGTCCTATTGGCACCAACGCTGCCAAAGCCCAGACCAAAGGGAAGGCGAAGGCGGCCGCGTCTGGATCAACTCCCCCGTAGGCTGCGCCTCTTCCGTCTACTCAGCTTGTGTCCTCGGCGATTGAAGAGTTCGGTGGTTTTCGCGAGGTGTGCaagtatatgtttatatttgacGCACAAAACAACCTTCATCAGAAACCGAGCCGGAAAAATGACGGAGGAATGAGAGGATGATCAAGATTATGAGTCATAAGTTAAATTTAGATGACTAGTTAGgtttttatgaatttagtaatttagtttagtaatgtaattttttttagctaagtatgatgtagttttttttttaattaagtaatgtagttgttttttaaaacttgtggtatttaatataatatattttggtattttattaattaaaaataaaagaataaagaacaatattaaaaattaaatgcaaattgggtttaattaaTAGAGCGAACACTAAGACGAAACTATTGTAGAAAGAAGGGACACACTAAAAATTGCTGATGTGACAACCACTAGGGTGTCTACCAAAGCATCATTGGTGGAGGTCTGACTAGTTAAGTTAGGAAATGATAGACTGTGATGCTATTTCCTTAAGGGCTCGTCTGGTAGCTtggaaaataataacatgagTCTACGGTAAATGGGCTTTCATGAGTAGGTGGATAGAATTGTAGGTTGTTTGGTTCAACCCAACCAAAAAGTTTAGCCCAATTTCAATTGTTTGGTTGAAAGGGAGAATGACTGAAACAAAAAAGCCCCTTACTAAACTACCCCTCTCTCGGATGATTTCCAATTACCGATCCTCACTCACAAATCGAGGATTTGATCTCATTCACAAGCTCCGGCGTTATATTCGGGTGGAAAAACCTCTGATTCCTCACCCAATCGCTCAGATGCCGCCGGAATTTTTGCCAATTGCGGTGAAATTCAGGCGATCGGAGCTGCAGCAGCATCCCCACGCCGTCCGCAGCCTCACATCGATGTGGTACTTCCCCGAGGAAAGGAAGGAGCTGCTGGCGAAATTCCCCTCCAGCAAATCCTCgatctccttcttcaatttcGCATCGGCGGCGAATCGGAGGAGTGTATGGTTGAAAGGCAGCAGTTTGGGCCACCAACATCAAGAAATACTATGATTCGGTTGAACAAGACGGAGGGCAAAATCGTACAAATTCAATGTTTTCAGCCAAATCGTGAAAAGCCCGTTCCTTATACCTCCTCAGCACCGTGATGGCGTTGACACAAACACGTTGATAGTAGTAGATGTAGCCGTGAAACCTGGCGAATGTATACTTGGTCGCTGGAATGGTGTATGTGCTACCAAACGATGGAAAAGAAGAGGGAGAATGGTGTTTCACGTCATTTATGGCTACCAGACGAGCCCTAAATAAGTACTGATGGATTTAAGTAATGGGACGTGGATGTTCTAGTTAAATATACCTGATTGAAGCATATATTGTTAGAAAAATCTatagaaaatgacaaaaaaaagttcTGTAATAATAGTTTCACGTCCCATTATGTAGATGATTAAATGTTGAATTGTAATGAATATGTATTTTACTTAAAGTTCCTGTTTTGATGAAGTTCTTTTCCAAAATTTGGAAGGACGAATATTTGGGCCCTATCCATTGTGATGTGAACAAGGTAATCGACTTTTTCTTTGTTGTCATATGGAGAGcatgttaattattttatgaaaagcATTAAATGGGGTCCCACGCACGTGTATACGGATTACTTTTAAAACACAAACACTTGAACGTTTGGGGAATTTTTCGACGTGCGGAAGTAGCCGTAATATGGATAGTACGGAATCAACCAGATTTAAGTAggcttaaaaaaataaattaattaaaactccCAATTTGATTagatttaaagaaattaaaactctcaatttaataaaatcccaagtaattaatttttctgagctaattaatattccctccgtcccattgaagatgactcactttcctttttagtttgttccaactaagatgatccattatttaaaatgaaaacacttttatctctactttattctctatctcttactttactctctcctctcaacacacaaaataaagttgcataaaatcccgtgccgcccaagaaaggggtcatcttccttgggacggagggagtacttaatagataaaatttcCTGGGTTAATCCAATCTCAAAGCAATTAAATCtcttaatctaattaatctaaaaataagttaattggacaaaaaaaatataaatatcctgatttaattaaatcttctaatttaattacttttcagGCGATTGAACTTCCTTATTTAATCTAGTTTCcaagtaattaaatatcacaattaattgagtttaaaataaataaatgtcaCGATTTAATTACTAAGTACGagtcaaaatagaaatatcttGTGGGGGCATAGAAGTAAGATGCATATCTCCAATAGCATAGATGCATATTCATTATAGGGCTAAGGTATTTTGAGCGTGGTAGCTTGAGGTATTTTTCAGGTTTTGGTTATCAAACAACTCCTTAGAAAAGTGCATGCATAAGGTCATTTACAACGCTATCTTTGATCCATCTTTTAACCCAATCATTTTTTCACTATTCATAGGCCCTACTGTACTTTTTCacttcatctcttaactaagagatagCACCTATATCtaatggcggatccaggaatAAAAAATCGTGGGATCGAAcggaataataaaatatgctaATGTATATACTTATAAAGATACATTATAAGTGAAATATCTCTATTGCATATATACTTTTACGgatattcatattttgaaacTATCAAAAGCAGTTGCGAAAATATCTTATAATTGCTGTTGTTTTTGTTCACCATTAGCATtagaaaaattgatggaaactcgagattttttcaaaaatgaatactatatccgttccataataggagtcacatttgatgtggacacgggttttaagaaacgtAAATAATAATGGATaggaaaagtgagtggaatatgagacccatttacttattttgatttttataataaaatgtgagtgaagcgagttagtgaaatgtgagacatatttaccatttatgataaaagtgaaatgtgatttttattgtAGGACggattaaaatgataaaatgtgacttttattgtgggacgggTGGAATATGTATTAATCTAAAATAGAAGGTAactaaaatcaataatcaaaagtaaaaaataaatattaattaaaattatcttctTTTATATTTGGTAACTTCCTTCTATATAGTAGATGAGTCATATTCTCtattattaatacaaattttttttatctctttcttattttacctatTGTGCATTAACTCCGTGTCATtccaaatattcatatttttatgggacaagaggaatatttattaaaattaggtTAAAATTTATCGgttactaaattaattaataaaacatgaCTACGAGATGTTCAATAAACTAtactactaaaatataaagcaccgaattttttttacacaGCCTATGTGCTCTAGGCCTCAAacccttaatttgaattaaaattttgataatttagaTAACGAGTGATGAGTGTCTGCTCTCTTGCGTAGTAGTTACGTACAGTGTgtttaaaaggaaataacaagttccctaggtccagcaaatccactagatcacgcggtctaggaactcgttggtcgcaggaaatcccggtcgtcggacacacagagcacttctttcaaaaaccctcaaccactttactaaacctagtatagggaagtagggatcgatcccacagagaaggatgcgtaatactcatgttcaaaGATTTGGATGCgtttttttggtgttggctgctgccacgcattttttgggttgaggaaaacaaattaaacttgacttgggaatcttTAAAACTCCtaagctaacagctagacctaggcgaaaTTATAAGAGAACGTTGCAAAGGAAATTAACTGCTCAACActtgatctaagaaaactacttTACttactagacctaggaaacaaactgactgtggggaccatgactgaaaaagcaaggtacgaacgaaaagctggcagaataactaactcttgtactaactaacagcgacatcgtcttctacaacctAATTGCgtaaaactcataagaaattcaacatgaacgaaatcaaaacagagcaaattaattttagatcaaattaatgcataacCAACGAAGAACTGAACAGATCTGCAGACACTAGACGAAGcaaacagaaaacaagaagaaatcaTCAAATTCATCTAACAACTCTCTTTTCTCACTtcgaatccaacctcagacgctaaatccactccggatccaagcgtccaacacgaactccaaccaacagaaacacttcatcacttcagattcGAACAAAAACCTCCAAACAGTCaataaaccacagatctatcaccaaattcccatatcaaacaccacaacatcaaataaaacagagatcgacataatacTTGTAGAAATAAACTACCAGCAGAGAGATCTACGTAAATCGACTTGAAATTCAACTGCTAAACACAAATCAACAAAGCGGAAAGACAATAAGTATCATCAACAACcaggtcgactcccaaaagtgaagttcgacagCAAAAACGagcaaaacaactgaaattaaaaggaattgtatcttcgtccacactcggacggtgttaccaacCGCGAAACTTCTGAAGAAAGTAACCTTTCGTACCCGACTACCCCAGCtttcccattcccaagtgtgtgtaatgcgtgtgagctaagaagagtgaaaaagtgatatgatgtgcgttgcatgctcttctatatataggcgttggagtggggtccagcgaggtatagataagactttgttgccctcagctattgactcctctgtcacgccttcttttcttttaaatcctACTCACTTCGTTtctttccttcgctagaccgTCTCCTTCAGCACttcctcgatctagcgatttttcttcacacacctggcttaggaaacgtgttagacccagcaaattataacatttttcacatataaccgatgcatgaaattagccttatcaacgagaaatcttaattttaatttgtaaagaAAGTATTAACCATTATAATagagataaattatttatgaaaaaatatatttcctgcatgttttaattaaaataaatgaaaagacCCAAAGCTAAGCCCACGCATAAAAGATTTAGCAAAAGAGGAAATAACAATGGAGATTGGAGGTGCAAAAGCTGCGCAGCTTGAGGAATCATGGGGCAGTGTTCCAAACGCCGTGGGGTCGGGGCCGTTGGGAGGAGTATTCCGGCAGTTCACCAGGGATggcggtggggtcggccgaccccgcGCGACCCCACCTCCATCCGCCACTGCCtacatccctccatctcttaaccatctcatctcttaactattcattcaattttattttttatttttatttccaacaaatccaattaataaaaaacacacttcattaaataaaataaaattacaatttaaaatccttaaaatataaaaaacacataattaaaatcctaaaaaaataaaaacacatatttaaaatcataaaaaataaaaaaacacaccattaaaaaaaatggaggcaaagaagcagaagaaagAGTTGTCAAATGAAGATCATGTGCGTCTACtggttgccaaattttgcccaaatgtgctccattagatcctcTTGGAGTTGAATgtgggcggtagaatcacgtgtcctAGCCCAAACACACAGCCGCTCTTCCAAAGACGAATGCATTCACTGcgaggcggactacttgcgATAGAGCTTCCCGGGGTCTcagggtcgaaccaatttcccgcctcaggtccttcgccggcgacaatcatgttgtgcaagattatgcacgtatacatgatgtcgaccatattctCTATAAACCACGTACGAGCcggggctttgataatgttaaatcgagcttggagaaccccgaacgctctctccacatccttgcgagcagcctcttgcttctgcgcaaaaagagCCTGTTTTTCGTTCGCAggtgatacgctcggattttgcacggttttaaggccattatttggccCGTTTTTAaggtcaaagttgcattacatgtcaattatttgcatatttgatctattttggaattttgacatattttgtgagaaatgtgcatatctATCATAATCTAAAGTAACTGTTTGGTGAAAAgacatttttaccatttttggcggGAAAATATAAAGCTAATTACTTTGgcttttttgtcattttgataaaAGACTGAGGATTGGTTAAATTGATGGCCCAATGACATACCAACATCTCAAATAAGCTAATGAGAAAAGGCTCTATTAAATCAGTATTGCTATACAAGTATACAACCTACAGTTAGAACCAAATCAAtctaaaaaatcaaagaagCAACACACTCCTGCGAAGCAAGCCGGAAGGAGAGCCGGCGAGACATGGCGGTGGACGGCGAGGCAGGCGGAACCACCGTCCGCGAGGCAGGCTGGACGGACGGGAGCTCCGGCGGGGCAAGGCAGAGCGGAAGAAGAAATACAAGTCTTCTTTCGTGGAGGCAGCGGCGAGGTGGTGCTCCCGGGCAGGAAGGGCGCTAGCGTGATGAAGAAGGGTGAAAGGAAACCCGACGCAGAAAGGCGTTGGAGGACGGCGAGGAAGGGCAGTGGGCGTGTCGGTGTGGTAGCGATGCACGGGTCAATTCCGCtgattgagagagaaagagggagaGGCAGCTCGGGCGGTAAGCTGTACACAACGACGACGATAGAGAGCTGCCAGTGATTGGAACCAGTGAAACGCGAGAGTCGTGCGAATGCGAGGAGGGGAGACACGTGAGAGAGAAGTGGTGAGAGGAGGCGGCGCATATTTTATCCTGACATTGAAACTATACATTGAGACATTTAGGGTTACAACCGAGACATTGCATTTAGGTCCTTTTTAAGAAGAGATTAAAATGTACGTTTGCACAACCAAAATTAAAGGAAGGagatgaaatataatttatttgcatAAATATGCTCGAATAGTCAAATGtcattgaattaaaaaaagtaaattctTTTCTGTATAAATTTTTACAATTAGAGATTATTAGtaacatttattttgtgatagggaaaattattgaattatattcaaatcaattgCTTTTAAACGCTAGAGGTTAGAAttgagaatattatttattaaaaaaaaagattgagaatattaagaaaatattgcaAATGTACATATTATACTGgactttatttttgttggattttataatttagaaaattttataatatagagtTGTAAATTGGATGCTAAGGCTATatcattatgtttttttggactactaatttattggacttttgtataaatatcttttaaattaaattcttcTTTAGTTATGTAActatattcatataattttgttttgccTTCCATTGGAGTCAAAATTGGAATTGTGCTAGAGAGTTTAATTTGTCTTCTAATTCCCAAAACTCCATCATTACGCTTTAAAGGAGAAGGTCACTTTCCCAAACACCCATCAATAATCTTTCTCCAATCGTCACCttcaatttacaattaatttagtattttctcaactatttttaaaattttattttgtcatattatTATCGGataaatcttttatttgtCATACTGAAGGTCTTTTGcattattgtgtttttttggaAACAAGTATGGGAGTACCGCTAATTGAGGGAGAGATGTATTGCAAGGTGACGCCGAGCGAGAAATAGACAAAGAACATACTGATGGATTTAGCCGGAGATGGTGCCGAATCGCCGTATGATTTTTAAGGGAATTCAAATTGGGTTcttcaaatgaaaaatatataaagagagagaaagattgGTGGTAAAATTCAAGAGAGTATGGTGGGGTAAAGGCCGGCTGGCGACGCCATGGACGACCAGGAACACAAGCAGCGAGGGAGGTGGAGTCAAAGGAGGAAGGTAGGCGGAGGTACTAGGACTGGAAATTGTggtgaagttttttttttcttttctgtttttaAATTGTGGTGTCAGAGGAGACGACGGAAATGAGATTTTAATCCCCTTGccctttactttattcttttccttttttttttctttttctttaactTGTCTTGGGCCAAGTTCTTTTAATTAGTATTTGAGCCAACTTGGATAAAAGGatggagaaataaataatgttttgaGCTGGAAATGAAGTAAAGAATTTCTTGTGAGCCCGAATTAATTCACGGAATTGTGGGGACGTGTGCGGCCGGCCAGCGTCGCCCGCGACGTCTCGGGCAGCCGCAATGACTGAAAAGAGGGATAGAAGAggcaattaaaaaaagtttagaaagaaatatggattaactgaaatattttttaattaaataactagATATTCTATGTTTTGTTGATCAAAACTttgaactatttatttatttaagttataGTATGATTTTTTCCCATTTGATCCTTAGTCgtgcatttttctttatttgtatattttattttaactaactCATGCTCTTTGATTCTTAGTCATACATCTCCActttatcaaaaattaaaaatgtacaaaatcaTTTGCcgaatatgaaatgtttcatttatagGGTTGAGAGatatacatttttcttttcgttattttttataatatttttaattatttataatgttttgaatacttattgtaattaaaacatattcttaattataaatatcattatattttctttatcatcttttttattaatctacttactttatcaaatttagtgCTAAATTCATTCTCAAGGAAAATATTAGAtcattcatagaattcaaCCCTTCGGATAAAAGTGCATCAATAGGCCTGCagctgacctttagctatactagacctttagctatactagatctaccctgtatacttgcaggtatttttagtgctaataacaAGTGCTTCAGTAGGCctgttgaacgtcttcacgaaggttggccacttcggatagATGTCGTGggcaagatagtaccccattttATACTGGCGATTGTTAGCGATGAAGTTGATGGCTGACGCTTTACCATTTAGAACTTCGCTGAAGAGGTCGGATTGGTTGAGCACGTTGACGTCGTTGTTCGAACCGGGGACCCCGAAATACGCACGCTaaatccatagccggtagtcgggaacggcctcgagtataacggtggggtgggtgcctttgtggccgctcgtgTATGACCCCATCCACGCCACAaggcaattcttccattgccaatgcatgcaatcgatgCTGCCAAGCATCCCGGGAAATCTATGCGCTTGTTCGTGAAGTTGGAGCAGAAATTGACAATCTGCGGAGTTTGGCTTCTTCAAAAATTCGTCGGTGAAGGCTGTCCGGACACCTTTGCAGAAGTTCATCAAACAAAGTCCCCCAGTGGTTTCTCCGATGTgcaggtactcgtcgaacaaaTCCGCCGTTTGTCCAGTAGCAAGCTGACGGATTGCTGCAGTACATTTCTGGAGTGTCGTGTGACTGGGACGACCAATAGCGTCGAACCCTTCTTTGAAGTACTCTTCCCGGGCCGCCAATGTATTTGCGATATGCAGAAATAGCTCCCGCCGCATGCGGAAACGGCGACGGAAGTAGGTATCTCCCCATACCGGGTCCCTCGAGAAGTAATCGCGTACCAACCTTGCAGCGGCTTGCTCCCGGTCACGATGGATGTATTTCCGAGTTTGCTTTTGACGCTCCgcggcttcctcctcctccctacgtcgatcttcttctagcgATTGTTCCATTATTAgacgcatttgctcaaatggatccatgaATTGCTTCAATTTGGGAgaataaatatgtttaatgtAAAGTGTTTTAGTGAGaatagagagttttttttatggtggatAATTTATGGGAatgatttggtatttatagaagtgattggaggctttaaaaaaaattcaaaacaaattacaaatttgaaaaacacgGCTATAAACggctagtataatttttggaattttttttatatatattttttaatttttgaattttttctgaatttattaaaaaaataaattttttttttaattttaacagaTATATACGACGCCCACTCACGGGCCGGCGAGACGTCTCGCCAGCTGCCTCTTCTGAACGAGACGCGGGATGCGACGAAGACGAGATGGCGATGAGACGGAGCTTGTATCGCTGTCTCGCTGGCATCTCG harbors:
- the LOC125221177 gene encoding uncharacterized protein LOC125221177; protein product: MEQSLEEDRRREEEEAAERQKQTRKYIHRDREQAAARLVRDYFSRDPVWGDTYFRRRFRMRRELFLHIANTLAAREEYFKEGFDAIGRPSHTTLQKCTAAIRQLATGQTADLFDEYLHIGETTGGLCLMNFCKGVRTAFTDEFLKKPNSADCQFLLQLHEQAHRFPGMLGSIDCMHWQWKNCLRAYFGVPGSNNDVNVLNQSDLFSEVLNGKASAINFIANNRQYKMGYYLAHDIYPKWPTFVKTFNRPTEALSLRLPETSRATLAGRTRPHNSVN